A region from the Geobacter benzoatilyticus genome encodes:
- a CDS encoding electron transfer flavoprotein subunit alpha: MTEPKKPKRPRGKARLVAGKCIACGARCQSACPVDGIEMGDSGEPRIVEDKCIGCVKCVKVCPGNALEIFYTPEELAVLASLEKEAGQADDEVDEDERLRRETIAAWRGVWVFVEQTEGEPARVSWELMGAGAELAKSLGTELCALVIGENVEHLCRESFAYGAARAYLVDQPVFRHYRTEAYLEVCCSLIGKYKPEIVLMGATGMGRDLAGAVATRVKTGLTADCTGLDVDDRRNLRQTRPAFGGNIMATIMCDRFRPQMATVRPHVMQMPERKDGATGEIIRETCDIREADILTKVLEIIREKKGGVDIAGAEFIVSGGRGMMAKENFGMLQELADELGGVVGASRSAVDAGWMPHERQVGQTGKTVRPKIYIACGISGAIQHLVGMQDSDMVIAINRDKEAPIFQVATYGIVGDLFRVVPALTSQLRQLRQPTLR, translated from the coding sequence ATGACCGAACCGAAGAAACCGAAGAGACCCCGCGGCAAGGCGCGCCTTGTGGCGGGCAAGTGTATCGCCTGCGGCGCCCGGTGCCAGAGCGCCTGCCCGGTGGATGGCATCGAGATGGGCGATTCAGGGGAGCCGCGCATCGTTGAGGACAAGTGCATCGGCTGCGTCAAGTGTGTGAAGGTCTGTCCGGGGAATGCCCTGGAGATTTTCTACACCCCCGAGGAGCTGGCGGTCCTCGCCTCGCTGGAGAAGGAGGCGGGTCAGGCCGACGACGAGGTGGACGAGGATGAGCGGCTCCGGCGCGAGACCATCGCCGCCTGGCGGGGTGTCTGGGTCTTCGTGGAGCAGACCGAGGGGGAGCCGGCGCGGGTCTCCTGGGAGTTGATGGGGGCCGGGGCCGAGCTGGCCAAAAGCCTCGGCACCGAGCTCTGCGCCCTGGTCATCGGCGAAAACGTGGAACACCTCTGCCGCGAGTCCTTCGCCTACGGCGCTGCCAGGGCCTATCTGGTGGACCAGCCGGTATTCCGCCACTACCGGACCGAGGCGTACCTGGAGGTCTGCTGCTCCCTCATCGGAAAGTACAAACCGGAGATCGTCCTCATGGGGGCCACCGGCATGGGGCGCGACCTGGCGGGGGCCGTGGCCACCAGGGTGAAGACCGGCCTCACCGCCGACTGCACCGGCCTCGACGTGGATGACCGGCGGAACCTGCGCCAGACCCGCCCCGCCTTCGGCGGCAACATCATGGCCACCATCATGTGCGACCGGTTCCGTCCCCAAATGGCCACGGTCCGCCCCCACGTGATGCAGATGCCCGAACGGAAGGATGGGGCCACCGGCGAGATCATCCGGGAAACCTGCGACATCAGGGAAGCCGACATCCTCACCAAGGTTCTGGAGATCATCCGGGAGAAAAAGGGGGGAGTCGATATCGCCGGGGCCGAGTTCATCGTCTCCGGCGGCCGGGGCATGATGGCCAAAGAGAACTTCGGCATGCTCCAGGAGCTGGCCGATGAGCTTGGCGGGGTGGTTGGCGCGTCCCGCAGCGCCGTGGACGCCGGCTGGATGCCCCACGAGCGCCAGGTGGGGCAGACCGGCAAGACCGTCCGGCCCAAGATCTACATCGCCTGCGGCATCTCGGGGGCGATTCAGCACCTGGTGGGGATGCAGGATTCCGACATGGTCATCGCCATCAACCGGGACAAGGAGGCTCCCATCTTCCAGGTGGCCACCTACGGCATCGTGGGGGATCTCTTCCGCGTGGTGCCGGCCCTTACCTCCCAGCTCAGGCAGCTGAGGCAGCCAACCCTTCGATAG
- a CDS encoding sulfide/dihydroorotate dehydrogenase-like FAD/NAD-binding protein, producing MYEILENEILAPNLHRLTVKAPRVAGARKPGQFVIVRADRGDERIPLTIGDADPAAGTVTLFIQAIGASTRKIVNIPVGGALRDVAGPLGQPTHIENWGRVACIGGGVGTAVLFPLARALAEAGNEVTTVIGGRSEQYIILADELAAFSAEVLITTEDGSRGRKGFVTHALADLIADPARAPKVVLAVGPVPMMRAVAELTRPHGIETVVSLNPIMIDGTGMCGGCRVVVGGESKFACVDGPEFDGHLVDFEGLSDRLTTYRSFEEQARHAATECRLAKEVANG from the coding sequence ATGTACGAAATCCTCGAAAACGAAATCCTGGCGCCGAACCTCCACCGGCTGACGGTGAAGGCGCCCCGCGTGGCCGGCGCCCGCAAGCCGGGGCAGTTCGTCATCGTCCGGGCCGACCGGGGGGACGAGCGTATCCCCCTCACCATCGGCGACGCCGATCCGGCCGCCGGGACCGTCACCCTCTTCATTCAGGCCATCGGCGCCTCCACCCGCAAAATCGTGAATATTCCCGTTGGCGGGGCGCTCCGGGATGTGGCCGGCCCCCTGGGGCAGCCGACCCATATCGAAAACTGGGGTAGGGTCGCCTGCATCGGCGGCGGTGTCGGCACGGCGGTCCTCTTCCCCCTGGCACGGGCTCTTGCCGAAGCGGGGAATGAGGTGACCACCGTCATCGGTGGCCGCTCCGAGCAGTACATCATCCTGGCAGACGAGCTGGCGGCCTTCTCCGCCGAGGTGCTCATCACCACCGAGGACGGGAGCCGCGGCCGCAAGGGGTTCGTCACCCACGCCCTGGCCGATCTCATCGCCGACCCGGCACGGGCGCCCAAGGTGGTGCTGGCCGTTGGACCGGTGCCGATGATGCGGGCGGTGGCGGAGTTGACCCGTCCCCACGGCATCGAGACCGTGGTGAGCCTGAACCCGATCATGATCGACGGCACCGGCATGTGCGGCGGCTGCCGCGTGGTGGTAGGGGGCGAATCCAAGTTCGCCTGTGTCGACGGGCCGGAGTTCGACGGCCACCTGGTGGATTTCGAGGGACTCAGCGACCGGCTCACCACCTACCGCAGCTTCGAGGAACAGGCCCGCCATGCCGCCACCGAGTGTCGGCTCGCGAAGGAGGTGGCCAATGGCTAA
- a CDS encoding phage Gp37/Gp68 family protein, which translates to MSQSRIEWTERTWNPAVGCSKVSPGCAHCYAEVMARRLQAMGVSGYENGFEVTLLPKRLNEPLLRKSPTIYFVNSMSDLFHEAIPDDYIRQVFDVIRRSPQHTFQVLTKRAERMANFFGTDQPPLNAWLGVTVEDKSFGVPRIPHLRRVQASVRFLSVEPLLEGLGDMDLHDIHWVIVGGESGLKARPMKQEWVLDVKRQCDEQGAAFFFKQWGGWGLDGKKRGKKENGRLLMGRTWDGVPSPTREHHIQNLTW; encoded by the coding sequence ATGTCACAGTCACGTATAGAATGGACCGAAAGAACCTGGAACCCTGCTGTGGGATGCAGCAAGGTTTCGCCCGGCTGTGCCCACTGCTATGCCGAGGTAATGGCGCGGCGGCTGCAGGCCATGGGGGTAAGCGGGTACGAGAACGGGTTCGAGGTAACGCTGTTGCCGAAGCGGTTGAACGAGCCGCTCTTGCGCAAGTCGCCGACCATTTACTTCGTCAATTCCATGAGTGACCTGTTCCACGAGGCGATTCCCGACGACTATATCCGGCAGGTCTTCGACGTTATCCGTCGCTCGCCGCAGCATACCTTTCAGGTATTGACCAAACGGGCGGAGCGGATGGCGAATTTCTTCGGCACTGACCAGCCGCCGCTGAATGCCTGGCTCGGCGTGACGGTTGAGGACAAGAGCTTTGGCGTCCCGCGTATCCCGCACCTGCGGCGGGTGCAGGCATCGGTCCGCTTCCTCTCTGTGGAGCCACTGCTGGAGGGGCTGGGGGATATGGATCTTCACGATATCCACTGGGTCATCGTTGGAGGAGAATCGGGATTGAAGGCGCGACCCATGAAACAGGAGTGGGTTCTGGACGTCAAGCGACAGTGTGACGAACAAGGGGCTGCCTTTTTCTTCAAGCAGTGGGGCGGCTGGGGGCTCGATGGGAAGAAGCGGGGCAAGAAAGAGAATGGAAGGTTGTTGATGGGGAGGACGTGGGACGGGGTGCCGTCGCCAACCCGCGAACACCATATACAGAACCTGACGTGGTAG
- a CDS encoding AraC family transcriptional regulator: MDTADDARLEATIAALGESIARWTEPGEQFTTAVPGLALFQRTEPSEPVTGMYEPSLCLVTQGAKRVQLGDDTFVYDAHHYLITSVHLPTVVQVTEASREKPYLGLRLKFDLREVSQLMADSNLPSPRTQQSSRGMATSKVTLPLITAVHRLIDLLHEEQDIPILAPIIQREIIYRLLVGEQGARLRQIAAAGSQSQQIARAIEWLKGNFTQPLRIDDLAAQARMSSSTFHHHFRSMTALSPLQYQKQLRLQEARRLMLAERLDAATAAFQVGYESPSQFSREYGRLFGAPPLRDISKLRQMAVAE, from the coding sequence ATGGATACGGCTGATGATGCCAGGCTGGAAGCCACCATTGCAGCTTTGGGCGAGAGTATTGCCCGATGGACCGAGCCGGGCGAGCAGTTCACAACCGCGGTGCCGGGGTTGGCCCTGTTCCAGCGGACCGAGCCGAGCGAACCGGTCACCGGCATGTACGAACCGAGTCTCTGCCTGGTTACGCAAGGGGCCAAGCGCGTGCAGCTGGGGGATGACACGTTTGTGTACGACGCACACCACTACCTGATCACCTCCGTGCATCTGCCGACAGTGGTGCAGGTCACCGAGGCCAGCCGGGAGAAGCCGTATCTGGGTCTCCGGCTGAAATTCGACCTGCGGGAGGTTTCCCAGCTGATGGCCGACAGCAATCTCCCCTCGCCCCGTACCCAACAGTCGAGCCGGGGGATGGCGACCAGCAAAGTGACGCTGCCGCTCATCACCGCCGTGCACCGGTTGATAGACCTGCTCCACGAAGAGCAGGACATCCCGATCCTGGCGCCGATTATCCAGCGGGAAATCATCTATCGCTTGCTGGTGGGGGAGCAGGGGGCGCGACTGCGCCAGATTGCGGCGGCGGGAAGCCAGAGCCAGCAAATCGCCCGGGCCATCGAATGGCTTAAGGGGAACTTCACCCAACCGCTGCGCATCGACGATCTTGCGGCACAGGCCCGCATGAGCAGTTCGACCTTCCATCACCATTTCCGGTCGATGACGGCCTTGAGCCCGTTACAGTACCAGAAGCAGTTGCGCTTGCAGGAAGCAAGGCGGTTGATGCTGGCAGAGCGGCTGGATGCCGCAACCGCCGCGTTTCAGGTGGGTTACGAGAGCCCGTCGCAGTTCAGCCGGGAGTATGGCCGCCTGTTCGGGGCGCCGCCGCTGCGGGATATATCTAAACTGCGGCAGATGGCCGTGGCAGAATAG
- a CDS encoding (Fe-S)-binding protein: protein MQPDSTLFTPILIASLIVFCWSMYRRLGLVALGRPDGRGVNLLRGLREMLLYAFAQKRVVTRPFGVNHLVIFWSFMILLAANIEFMLAGVFPSLSLERLPAAIHLPFMGLCDLASLATLVAVGAALVRRTLAPPYPEGKSLEAYAILILVAVHMLGFFGVNGAAIALGRQAAAQAMPVSSAVAAMLGTLGPDEIETVGLIAWWTHAVALLAFITVLIPYSKHLHLFTAVANCFLRQPAGPGIPAREVFEEGNVFGTGQADRFSRADLLDSFACAKCGRCQDVCPAAATGKPLNPRRLMEDIRLNLLANGPLLKRGGAATVPLIGGEGEGSVAEEAIWSCTSCGACMAACPVLVEHLPKVVGMRRHLVEMETRFPEELLNLFENMEGRSNPWGIAPTERTKWTSPMEVKPFEAGKTEYLLYVGCAGSFDSRSKQVTVALAQILDRAGVSWGILGKDEKCCGDSLRRLGNEFVFDRMARENVEIFRERGVTRVITQCPHCFTTLRNDYRQYGLELEVIPHAEFIQGLMADGKLSLEGEYAGLGTVVFHDSCYLGRHNGVYEAPREVIRRVTGDPPAELGRNREKSFCCGAGGGRMWMEEQLGSRINHSRIDEALRAAPDTICVSCPFCMTMLEDGLKDRQAGSTRVRDIAEVVAEGLRFS, encoded by the coding sequence ATGCAGCCCGATTCCACTCTGTTTACGCCGATCCTGATCGCCTCCCTCATTGTATTCTGCTGGAGCATGTACCGCCGGCTCGGGCTCGTTGCCCTGGGGCGCCCCGACGGGCGCGGGGTGAACCTCCTGCGGGGACTCCGGGAGATGCTCCTCTACGCCTTCGCCCAGAAGCGGGTCGTGACCCGCCCCTTCGGCGTGAACCACCTGGTCATCTTCTGGTCGTTCATGATCCTCCTGGCCGCCAACATCGAATTCATGCTCGCCGGCGTCTTCCCCTCCCTGAGCCTGGAGCGGCTCCCCGCGGCCATTCATCTCCCCTTCATGGGGCTCTGCGACCTGGCGTCACTGGCAACCCTTGTGGCCGTCGGCGCGGCCCTCGTGCGCCGAACCCTGGCACCCCCCTATCCGGAGGGGAAAAGCCTGGAGGCCTATGCCATCCTCATCCTCGTCGCCGTGCACATGCTCGGCTTTTTCGGGGTGAACGGCGCGGCCATCGCCCTTGGACGCCAGGCCGCGGCCCAGGCCATGCCGGTGTCGTCGGCGGTGGCAGCCATGCTCGGCACGCTGGGGCCGGACGAGATCGAGACGGTCGGCCTCATTGCCTGGTGGACCCACGCCGTGGCGCTCCTCGCCTTCATCACGGTTCTGATTCCCTACAGCAAGCACCTTCACCTCTTCACCGCCGTGGCCAACTGCTTCCTCCGCCAGCCCGCCGGCCCCGGCATCCCGGCCCGTGAGGTGTTCGAAGAGGGTAACGTCTTCGGCACGGGGCAGGCGGACCGCTTTTCCCGCGCGGATCTCCTGGATTCATTCGCCTGCGCCAAGTGTGGCCGCTGCCAGGATGTCTGCCCCGCCGCCGCCACGGGCAAGCCCCTGAACCCCCGGCGGCTCATGGAGGACATCCGCCTGAACCTCCTGGCTAACGGACCGCTCCTGAAGCGCGGCGGCGCGGCCACGGTGCCTCTCATCGGCGGGGAAGGAGAGGGGAGCGTGGCCGAGGAGGCGATATGGTCCTGCACCTCCTGCGGCGCCTGCATGGCGGCCTGCCCGGTTCTCGTCGAGCATCTGCCCAAGGTGGTAGGAATGCGGCGCCACCTGGTGGAGATGGAGACCCGGTTCCCCGAGGAGCTCCTGAACCTCTTCGAGAACATGGAAGGGCGCTCGAATCCGTGGGGAATCGCCCCCACGGAGCGGACCAAGTGGACTTCCCCCATGGAGGTGAAGCCCTTCGAGGCGGGGAAGACCGAGTATCTCCTCTACGTTGGGTGCGCCGGCTCCTTTGATTCCCGGAGCAAGCAGGTGACCGTGGCCCTGGCCCAAATTCTCGACCGGGCCGGCGTGTCGTGGGGAATTCTGGGGAAGGATGAAAAGTGCTGCGGCGACTCCCTGCGGCGGCTCGGCAACGAGTTCGTCTTCGACCGGATGGCCCGGGAGAACGTGGAGATTTTCCGGGAGCGGGGGGTGACCAGGGTGATTACCCAGTGTCCCCACTGCTTCACCACGCTCAGGAACGACTATCGCCAGTACGGCCTGGAGCTGGAAGTGATTCCCCACGCCGAGTTCATCCAGGGGCTCATGGCCGACGGAAAGCTCTCCCTGGAGGGGGAGTATGCCGGGCTCGGCACCGTGGTGTTCCACGACTCCTGTTACCTGGGGCGGCACAACGGCGTCTACGAAGCGCCCCGGGAGGTGATCCGCCGGGTGACCGGCGACCCCCCCGCGGAGCTGGGCCGCAACCGGGAAAAATCGTTCTGCTGCGGCGCCGGCGGGGGCCGCATGTGGATGGAGGAACAGCTGGGGAGCCGCATCAACCATAGCCGGATTGATGAAGCGCTTCGGGCGGCGCCCGACACCATCTGCGTTTCCTGCCCCTTCTGCATGACCATGCTGGAGGACGGCCTCAAGGACCGCCAGGCCGGAAGCACCCGGGTGCGGGACATTGCCGAGGTGGTGGCCGAGGGGCTGCGGTTTTCCTGA
- a CDS encoding aldo/keto reductase → MQKRILGKSGLEVSALGLGCMGMSFSYGPPKDKQEMISLLRTAVERGITFFDTAEVYGPFTNEELVGEALAPLRDRVVIATKFGFDTSVDPRAMKGRGPVLNSRPEHIREVAEASLKRLRTDVIDLFYQHRVDPAVPIEEVAGAVKKLIQEGKVKHFGLSEAGIETIRRAHAVQPVACVQNEYSLWFRRPEEGLLQTLEELGIGLVPYSPLGKGYLTGKMDEKTTFDSTDFRSSLPRFTPEALRANQALVDLFGRIAAEMKATPAQIALAWLLAQKPWIVPIPGTTKLDRLDENIGAVSVELTAEDLREIDSAAAQIKVQGERYPEKLEQLTGR, encoded by the coding sequence ATGCAAAAACGCATATTGGGAAAAAGCGGCCTGGAGGTCTCGGCCTTGGGGTTGGGCTGCATGGGAATGAGTTTTTCCTACGGCCCCCCCAAGGATAAACAGGAGATGATCTCGCTGCTGCGCACCGCCGTGGAGCGGGGGATTACCTTCTTCGATACGGCGGAGGTCTATGGGCCGTTCACCAACGAGGAGCTGGTGGGTGAGGCGCTGGCGCCGCTGCGCGACCGGGTGGTGATCGCCACCAAGTTCGGGTTCGATACGAGCGTCGATCCCCGGGCCATGAAGGGTAGGGGGCCGGTTCTCAATAGCCGGCCGGAGCACATCCGGGAGGTGGCCGAAGCATCCCTCAAGCGGCTCAGGACCGACGTCATCGATCTCTTCTATCAGCACCGGGTCGACCCGGCGGTGCCGATCGAGGAGGTTGCCGGCGCGGTGAAGAAGCTTATTCAGGAAGGGAAAGTGAAGCATTTCGGTCTGTCGGAAGCGGGAATCGAGACGATCCGCCGCGCCCATGCCGTGCAGCCGGTGGCCTGCGTGCAGAACGAGTACTCGCTCTGGTTCCGGCGGCCGGAAGAGGGGCTGTTGCAGACTCTCGAAGAGCTCGGCATCGGCCTCGTCCCCTACAGCCCGCTGGGCAAGGGATACCTCACCGGAAAGATGGACGAGAAGACGACCTTCGACAGCACAGACTTCCGCAGCTCCCTGCCGCGCTTTACCCCCGAGGCATTGAGGGCGAATCAAGCTCTGGTTGATCTATTCGGCCGGATCGCGGCAGAGATGAAGGCAACTCCGGCCCAGATCGCCTTGGCCTGGCTGCTGGCGCAAAAGCCGTGGATTGTGCCGATTCCGGGCACTACAAAGCTGGATCGCCTGGACGAGAACATCGGGGCCGTCAGCGTCGAACTTACTGCTGAAGATCTCCGGGAGATCGACAGCGCAGCGGCACAGATCAAAGTACAAGGCGAAAGGTACCCTGAAAAGCTGGAGCAATTGACTGGCCGCTGA
- the gltA gene encoding NADPH-dependent glutamate synthase, translating to MANDLSMKERLALGRVHMPELDAAIRSRNFEEVNRGLGMEEAVREAKRCIQCKHRPCVEGCPVGVSIPEFLDALAAENLPEAARILQGDNALPAVCGRVCPQETQCEAKCVRGVKGEPVAIGYLERFVADWAMANREKLAKTELPPSTGKKVAVVGCGPAGLTAAGELARSGHGVTIFEALHDTGGVLRYGIPEFRLPKEIIDVEVSRLVEMGVEIECNVIVGKTLTLGQLREEFDAVFIANGAGLPTMLNIPGENLKGVYSANEFLTRVNLMEAGRNPNAPTPIIAGRQVAVIGGGNTAMDCVRTARRLGAERAMIVYRRGETEMPARVEEIKHAKEEGVEFVMLTAPLEIVGTEDGWVAALRCQRMELGPPDDSGRRKPVPVEGSDFDLPAEVVVNAVGTRANPLLTATAPALELNRWGNIVADEDGATSIPGVFAGGDMVRGGATVILAMGDGKRAAAAIGKHLA from the coding sequence ATGGCTAACGATCTCAGCATGAAGGAGCGGCTCGCCCTCGGGCGGGTCCACATGCCCGAACTGGACGCCGCCATCCGGAGCCGCAACTTCGAGGAGGTGAACCGGGGGCTCGGCATGGAGGAGGCGGTGCGGGAGGCGAAGCGCTGCATCCAGTGCAAGCACCGCCCCTGCGTGGAGGGGTGCCCCGTGGGGGTCTCCATTCCCGAATTCCTGGACGCCCTGGCGGCGGAAAACCTTCCCGAGGCGGCCCGTATCCTCCAGGGTGACAACGCCCTGCCGGCGGTCTGCGGCCGGGTCTGCCCCCAGGAGACCCAGTGCGAGGCCAAATGCGTGCGCGGGGTGAAGGGTGAGCCGGTGGCCATCGGCTACCTGGAGCGCTTCGTGGCCGACTGGGCCATGGCCAACCGGGAGAAGCTGGCGAAGACCGAGCTTCCGCCATCCACCGGCAAAAAGGTGGCGGTGGTCGGCTGCGGCCCCGCCGGGCTCACCGCCGCCGGCGAGCTGGCCCGGTCGGGGCATGGGGTCACCATATTCGAGGCGCTCCATGATACCGGCGGGGTGCTCCGTTATGGCATCCCCGAGTTCCGCCTTCCCAAGGAGATCATCGACGTGGAGGTTTCCCGCCTCGTGGAGATGGGGGTGGAGATCGAGTGCAACGTCATCGTCGGCAAGACCCTCACCCTGGGACAGCTCCGGGAGGAGTTCGACGCGGTCTTCATCGCCAATGGCGCCGGGCTCCCCACCATGCTCAACATTCCGGGGGAGAACCTCAAGGGGGTCTACTCGGCCAACGAGTTCCTGACCCGGGTGAACCTCATGGAGGCGGGGAGAAACCCCAACGCCCCCACGCCGATCATCGCCGGGCGCCAGGTTGCGGTCATCGGCGGCGGCAACACTGCCATGGACTGTGTCCGCACCGCCCGCCGCCTCGGGGCCGAGCGGGCCATGATCGTCTACCGCCGTGGCGAAACCGAGATGCCGGCCCGCGTCGAGGAGATCAAGCACGCCAAGGAGGAGGGGGTTGAGTTCGTCATGCTCACCGCGCCACTGGAGATCGTGGGCACCGAAGACGGATGGGTCGCGGCGCTCCGCTGCCAGCGGATGGAGTTGGGGCCGCCGGACGACTCCGGTCGCCGCAAGCCGGTTCCGGTCGAAGGTTCCGACTTCGATCTTCCTGCCGAGGTGGTGGTGAACGCCGTCGGCACCCGGGCCAATCCGCTCCTCACCGCCACTGCCCCGGCACTGGAGCTGAACCGGTGGGGGAATATCGTGGCGGACGAGGACGGCGCCACCAGCATCCCCGGTGTCTTCGCGGGGGGAGACATGGTGCGGGGCGGCGCCACCGTCATCCTCGCCATGGGTGACGGCAAGCGGGCCGCCGCGGCCATCGGCAAGCATCTGGCCTGA
- the tcmP gene encoding three-Cys-motif partner protein TcmP produces MQFHLPEIGAWGEEKYRLVHYYAQMFASSMKDKWQCRVYIDLFSGAGRARIKESGKVVDGSPLIALGIDDPFDRYIFCEEDATNIDALRKRVMTDYPSLDTHFVHGDANKAVDEILAKIPQHSPTYKVLGFCFVDPFKIDNLKFTTLKRLSAKYMDFLVLIPTGMDARRNVSYYMKYNSRHIEEFTGRPNWRDEWPEAEARGENFGLFFIKQFCTSMADIGYKYTTAEASVEIRSTEKNLPLYRLAFFSKHPLGHKFWGEAKKYSSPQLDLF; encoded by the coding sequence ATGCAATTTCATTTGCCTGAGATAGGCGCTTGGGGGGAAGAAAAATACCGTTTAGTGCATTACTATGCTCAGATGTTTGCGTCGTCAATGAAGGATAAATGGCAATGTCGGGTTTATATTGACCTGTTTTCGGGAGCCGGGCGCGCACGAATCAAGGAATCCGGCAAAGTAGTCGATGGCTCTCCCCTGATCGCGCTGGGCATCGACGACCCGTTCGACCGGTATATCTTCTGCGAGGAGGACGCGACAAACATCGATGCATTACGCAAGCGGGTAATGACGGACTATCCGTCCCTGGATACTCATTTCGTTCATGGAGACGCCAACAAGGCCGTAGATGAGATCCTCGCAAAAATTCCCCAGCATTCGCCCACCTACAAAGTACTCGGGTTCTGCTTCGTGGACCCCTTCAAGATCGACAACCTCAAATTTACGACGCTGAAGCGGCTTTCGGCAAAATACATGGATTTTCTCGTGCTCATTCCGACCGGCATGGATGCGCGACGTAATGTGTCGTACTACATGAAGTATAATAGCAGGCATATTGAAGAATTTACCGGCCGGCCGAACTGGAGGGATGAGTGGCCGGAGGCGGAGGCAAGAGGAGAAAATTTCGGCCTCTTTTTCATCAAGCAATTCTGTACTTCCATGGCGGATATCGGCTATAAGTACACAACTGCTGAGGCATCTGTAGAAATCAGATCGACCGAAAAGAACTTGCCGCTGTATCGATTGGCGTTTTTCAGTAAACACCCTCTGGGTCACAAATTCTGGGGCGAGGCGAAAAAATACAGCTCGCCGCAACTGGATCTCTTTTAG
- a CDS encoding Fic family protein, with the protein MKTSDLSPARRKLLVPCVDYPGAFALVPPPTPRVLDLKGVGDELRRASNALELLKDLSSRLPNPDLITRTADRREAVRSSQIEGTNAGVNDLFTYEATGSGEGLPPDVRVTRNYVVALEYGLRKVRKSGPATLDNVLVKELHAHLMDGVEHGGTPGEFRKIQNWIGGGGNIYRARFVPPPPDHVPTCMDDLARLLAYSPGEEEQMVLSLVMRMAIAHAQFETIHPFIDGNGRVGRILLPLMLAAEGYPPVYLAGYLKDNQREYYDVLAGVQLRDEWSAWVKFFVCGVEEAVQESMRTALALEGILNRWKGQLANLGLRSHSVLLKFPELMIGTPVLTAHHASKTLGVSFPAASAALAQLEKMGILVQPVKQQRNRIFVATEVIDVLNRPVGG; encoded by the coding sequence ATGAAAACGAGTGACCTCTCCCCTGCACGGCGAAAACTGCTCGTCCCCTGCGTCGATTACCCCGGAGCCTTTGCACTTGTGCCGCCGCCAACTCCTCGTGTTCTCGATCTTAAAGGAGTGGGCGATGAGTTGCGTCGTGCATCGAACGCCCTGGAACTATTGAAGGACCTCTCGTCGCGGCTCCCGAACCCCGATCTCATCACGCGAACCGCGGATCGGCGGGAAGCGGTCCGGAGCAGCCAGATCGAAGGGACCAACGCCGGCGTGAACGACCTCTTCACCTACGAGGCGACAGGCAGTGGCGAGGGGCTCCCCCCGGACGTCCGGGTCACCCGCAATTACGTGGTTGCCCTCGAATATGGTTTACGGAAAGTCAGGAAGAGCGGCCCCGCAACGCTGGACAACGTCTTGGTGAAAGAGCTTCATGCGCACCTCATGGATGGCGTGGAGCATGGCGGCACCCCCGGCGAATTCAGGAAAATACAGAACTGGATCGGCGGCGGAGGTAACATTTACCGGGCCCGCTTCGTGCCGCCGCCTCCCGATCATGTGCCGACGTGCATGGATGACCTGGCACGGTTACTGGCATACAGTCCAGGAGAAGAAGAGCAGATGGTGCTGTCCCTTGTGATGCGGATGGCGATTGCCCATGCACAATTCGAGACGATTCACCCCTTTATCGACGGCAACGGCAGGGTCGGCAGAATCCTGCTGCCGCTCATGCTCGCCGCGGAAGGCTATCCTCCCGTCTATCTGGCCGGGTACCTGAAAGACAACCAGAGGGAGTATTATGATGTCTTGGCGGGTGTCCAGCTTCGGGATGAATGGTCGGCGTGGGTGAAATTCTTTGTCTGCGGCGTCGAGGAGGCGGTCCAGGAGTCGATGCGGACCGCCCTGGCCCTCGAAGGAATCCTGAACAGGTGGAAGGGGCAGCTTGCCAACTTGGGACTTCGCTCCCATTCGGTGCTGCTTAAATTTCCGGAACTGATGATTGGCACGCCGGTATTGACGGCGCATCACGCCAGCAAAACGCTCGGCGTTTCCTTCCCTGCCGCAAGCGCCGCCCTGGCCCAATTGGAGAAAATGGGCATCCTGGTTCAGCCGGTCAAACAGCAGCGAAACAGGATCTTTGTGGCAACGGAAGTGATTGACGTGCTGAACCGGCCGGTGGGTGGGTAG